The Sciurus carolinensis chromosome 18, mSciCar1.2, whole genome shotgun sequence genome contains a region encoding:
- the LOC124969773 gene encoding 60S ribosomal protein L39-like, with protein MSSHKTFRIKRFLAKKQKQNRPIPQWVQMKTGNKIRYNSKRRHWRRTKLGL; from the coding sequence ATGTCTTCTCACAAGACTTTCAGGATCAAGCGATTCCTCgccaagaaacaaaagcaaaatcgTCCCATTCCCCAGTGGGTTCAGATGAAAACTGGTAATAAAATCAGGTACAACTCCAAGAGGAGACATTGGCGACGAACCAAGCTGGGTTTATAA